Within Bdellovibrio sp. ArHS, the genomic segment CCTGAGATCGTTAAAGGTGAAGGCAAAACCACTTTCGACGAAGGTTGTCTGTCTATTCCCGGCTATTACGAAACTGTCGAACGCTTCAACTACATCGAGATGAAAGCCTACGACCTGAATGGTAAAGAATTTATCGTGAAGACGGACGGTCTTCTGGCGATTTGCATGCAACACGAACTGGATCACTTAGAGGGTACTCTTTTTGTCGATCATTTGAGCTTCGTCAAAGGCAATAAAATCAAAAACCAAATCAAAAAATACGGCTACCCGGTGAAAGACAAAGCTGACGCCGACAGTGCGAAAGCTGGAGCCGGACCAGACAAAGAAAAGTTGGAAGTGTGAGTAAGGTCCGCGTCTGTTTCCTTGGAACCCCCGAATTTGCTGTGACCTCGCTGCAAGCTCTTCTGAAGGATGAGCACT encodes:
- the def gene encoding peptide deformylase, with the protein product MIMKILTFPDPKLREVSKPVTDFGPELKKLSEDMIETMYDANGIGLAAPQVGELVRMVVIDTRPKDEKGRRYKYEEMSELEQAVPQPLILINPEIVKGEGKTTFDEGCLSIPGYYETVERFNYIEMKAYDLNGKEFIVKTDGLLAICMQHELDHLEGTLFVDHLSFVKGNKIKNQIKKYGYPVKDKADADSAKAGAGPDKEKLEV